Proteins found in one Stigmatella aurantiaca genomic segment:
- a CDS encoding SDR family oxidoreductase — MFSVQGKTVIITGASVGIGEELALLLASRGANLVLAARNEEALDGVRRRCEQAGARAITVKTDVAVPEDCQRMVERAVEAFGGIDILVNNAGISMGARFEEVTDLSLFERVMRVNYLGAVYCTHYALPHLKARKGLAVAISSLTGKTGVPTRTGYAASKHAMQGFFDSLRIELLGTGVDVLVVSPGFVATGIRDRALGPDGQPLRHSFRDERRGNMDVATCGALILKAIERRDREVVMTAQGKVLQVLKLVAPSLVDRIAQRAFRRNAPPPET, encoded by the coding sequence ATGTTCAGCGTGCAAGGAAAGACGGTCATCATCACGGGCGCCTCGGTGGGCATCGGCGAGGAGCTCGCCCTCCTCCTCGCCTCGCGCGGGGCGAACCTGGTGCTGGCGGCCCGGAACGAGGAGGCCCTCGACGGGGTGAGGCGGCGGTGCGAGCAGGCAGGCGCCCGCGCCATCACCGTGAAGACGGACGTGGCCGTGCCCGAGGACTGCCAGCGCATGGTGGAGCGCGCCGTGGAGGCCTTCGGGGGCATCGACATCCTCGTGAACAACGCGGGCATCTCCATGGGGGCCCGCTTCGAGGAGGTGACGGACCTGTCGCTCTTCGAGCGCGTCATGCGCGTGAACTACCTGGGCGCCGTGTACTGCACCCACTACGCCCTGCCCCACCTCAAGGCCCGAAAGGGGCTCGCGGTGGCCATCTCCTCGCTCACCGGGAAGACCGGGGTGCCCACCCGCACGGGCTATGCCGCCAGCAAGCATGCCATGCAGGGCTTCTTCGACTCCCTGCGCATCGAGTTGCTGGGCACCGGCGTGGATGTGCTCGTCGTCTCCCCGGGCTTCGTCGCCACCGGCATCCGGGACCGGGCCCTGGGGCCCGATGGGCAGCCGCTGCGGCACAGCTTCCGGGACGAGCGCCGGGGCAACATGGATGTGGCCACCTGCGGGGCCCTCATCCTCAAGGCCATCGAGCGCCGCGACCGGGAGGTGGTGATGACCGCCCAGGGCAAGGTGCTCCAAGTGCTCAAGCTCGTCGCGCCCAGCCTCGTGGACCGCATCGCGCAGCGGGCCTTCCGCCGCAACGCCCCCCCCCCGGAGACCTGA
- a CDS encoding DEAD/DEAH box helicase, which yields METPEKRAPLAALLPARGEAPLSTDETLSRFVGYVAANGLELYPAQEEAILELLAGNHLFLKTPTGSGKSLVAMALHFKAMAEGKTSYYTCPIKALVNEKFFALCDAFGPENVGMLTGDASINREAPIICCTAEILANMAMRDSRAPVDYVVMDEFHYYSDRERGTAWQLPLLGLQNTTFLMMSATLGDTHIIEEGLKKLTGKDVVSVRSAKRPVPLDFDYRESPLHETIQDLVARGKYPIYLVNFTQRAAAEQAQNLMSVDFCTKEEKEAIRQALMEAPFDTPYGKEFQRFLRHGVGMHHAGLLPKYRLLVEKLAQSGHLKVISGTDTLGVGVNIPIRTVLFTQLFKFNGEKLATLSVRDFQQIAGRAGRKGYDDEGSVVAQAPDHVVENIKQAQKEAAGKKKAPKAKPPQKGYVHYDKSTFERLQSGMPEPLESRFEVSHGLLLNLLQSDLTEGSGGYRRLVQLIGRTHDSDYKKRRHLKTAAACFRTLREAGIVDVEKRPGGAVVKVAEGLQRDFSMNHTLSLYLLDTLEKLDPTLESYALDVVTLVESILENPEVVLYAQLHQLKGEKIAEMKAQGIEYDDRMAELEKLEWPKPNRDFIYGTFNLFAAKHPWVGQENIRPKSIVRDMFERFMSFHDYVREYGLQRSEGVLLRYVGDVYKALMQTVPERFRDETVEDFIDHLRATLRQVDSSLLDEWERMKNPEAVLAPKPVVELKPRELTDDPKAFAARVREELHRLLRVLGQKRYGDALAMLDGAVGDWSATKLEQAMAPYFEEHKVVVLTPAARRPALTFLKEVGPRQWEVQQRIMDPEGHGDWMLDCEIDLRGRKLDDGPILILRRIGP from the coding sequence ATGGAAACCCCTGAGAAACGCGCCCCCCTGGCGGCCCTGCTGCCCGCCCGGGGCGAGGCGCCCCTGAGCACCGACGAGACCCTCAGCCGCTTCGTCGGCTACGTGGCGGCGAACGGCCTGGAACTCTACCCCGCGCAGGAGGAGGCCATCCTCGAGCTGCTGGCGGGCAACCACCTGTTCCTGAAGACCCCCACGGGCTCGGGCAAGTCCCTGGTGGCCATGGCGCTGCACTTCAAGGCCATGGCCGAGGGGAAGACCTCCTATTACACGTGCCCCATCAAGGCGCTGGTGAACGAGAAGTTCTTCGCGCTGTGCGATGCGTTCGGCCCGGAGAACGTGGGCATGCTCACGGGCGACGCGAGCATCAACCGCGAGGCGCCCATCATCTGCTGCACGGCGGAGATCCTCGCCAACATGGCGATGCGCGACTCGCGCGCCCCGGTGGACTACGTGGTGATGGACGAGTTCCACTACTACTCGGACCGGGAGCGGGGCACCGCCTGGCAGCTGCCCCTGCTGGGCCTGCAGAACACCACCTTCCTGATGATGTCGGCCACGCTGGGCGACACGCACATCATCGAGGAGGGGCTCAAGAAGCTCACCGGCAAGGACGTGGTGTCGGTGCGCAGCGCCAAGCGGCCGGTGCCCCTGGACTTCGACTACCGCGAGTCGCCGCTACACGAGACGATTCAAGACCTGGTGGCGCGCGGCAAGTACCCCATCTACCTGGTGAACTTCACGCAGCGGGCCGCGGCCGAGCAGGCCCAGAACCTGATGAGCGTGGACTTCTGCACCAAGGAGGAGAAGGAGGCCATCCGTCAGGCGCTGATGGAGGCGCCCTTCGACACGCCCTACGGCAAGGAGTTCCAGCGCTTCCTGCGCCACGGCGTGGGCATGCACCACGCGGGGCTCCTGCCCAAGTACCGGCTGCTGGTGGAGAAGCTGGCGCAGTCGGGCCACCTCAAGGTCATCTCGGGCACGGACACGCTGGGGGTGGGGGTGAACATCCCCATCCGCACGGTGCTCTTCACGCAGCTCTTCAAGTTCAACGGCGAGAAGCTGGCCACGCTGAGCGTGCGCGACTTCCAGCAGATCGCCGGCCGTGCGGGGCGCAAGGGCTACGACGACGAGGGCAGCGTGGTGGCGCAGGCGCCGGACCACGTGGTGGAGAACATCAAGCAGGCGCAGAAGGAGGCCGCGGGCAAGAAGAAGGCGCCCAAGGCCAAGCCGCCGCAGAAGGGCTACGTCCACTACGACAAGAGCACCTTCGAGCGGCTGCAGAGCGGCATGCCCGAGCCGCTGGAGTCCCGGTTCGAGGTGTCCCACGGGCTGCTGCTCAACCTCCTGCAGAGCGACTTGACGGAAGGAAGCGGCGGGTACCGCCGGCTGGTGCAGCTCATCGGGCGCACGCATGACTCGGACTACAAGAAGCGCAGGCACCTGAAGACGGCCGCGGCCTGCTTCCGCACGCTGCGCGAGGCGGGCATCGTGGACGTGGAGAAGCGTCCGGGCGGGGCGGTGGTGAAGGTGGCCGAGGGGCTCCAGCGGGACTTCTCGATGAACCACACCCTGTCGCTGTACCTGCTGGACACGCTGGAGAAGTTGGACCCCACGCTCGAGTCCTACGCGCTGGACGTGGTGACGCTGGTGGAGTCCATCCTGGAGAACCCGGAGGTGGTGCTCTACGCGCAGCTGCACCAGCTCAAGGGCGAGAAGATCGCCGAGATGAAGGCGCAGGGCATCGAGTACGACGACCGGATGGCGGAGCTGGAGAAGCTGGAGTGGCCCAAGCCGAACCGGGACTTCATCTACGGCACCTTCAACCTGTTCGCGGCCAAGCACCCGTGGGTGGGCCAGGAGAACATCCGGCCCAAGTCCATCGTGCGGGACATGTTCGAGCGCTTCATGTCCTTCCACGACTACGTGCGCGAGTACGGGCTGCAGCGCAGCGAGGGCGTGCTCCTGCGCTACGTGGGGGATGTGTACAAGGCGCTGATGCAGACGGTGCCGGAGCGCTTCCGGGACGAGACGGTGGAGGACTTCATCGATCACCTGCGCGCCACGCTGCGCCAGGTGGACTCCAGCCTGCTGGACGAGTGGGAGCGGATGAAGAACCCGGAGGCGGTGCTCGCCCCCAAGCCCGTGGTGGAGCTCAAGCCCCGCGAGCTGACGGACGACCCGAAGGCCTTCGCGGCGCGTGTGCGCGAGGAGCTGCACCGGCTGCTCCGCGTGCTGGGCCAGAAGCGCTACGGGGATGCGCTGGCGATGCTGGACGGGGCGGTGGGCGATTGGTCCGCCACCAAGCTGGAGCAGGCGATGGCGCCCTACTTCGAGGAGCACAAGGTGGTGGTGCTCACGCCCGCGGCGCGCCGGCCCGCGCTCACGTTCCTCAAGGAGGTGGGCCCCCGGCAGTGGGAAGTCCAGCAGCGCATCATGGACCCGGAAGGGCACGGGGACTGGATGCTGGACTGCGAGATCGACCTGCGCGGCCGCAAGCTGGACGATGGACCCATCCTCATCTTGCGGCGCATCGGGCCGTAA
- a CDS encoding cytochrome P450: MSYAVASNAFYPRYDLLDPAFAQSPYPLLRRMRSEEPVFWFEPLNTWVVTRYEEVSSILRDPVRFSSRRADRMLQAQLPLDTPASIREPIAHVMSLAAMFSDPPVHTQLRSEANKGFSPRAMAPMAQRIQKVTDELIDQVEAQGTMDGFLDFFEPFALTVIGDLMGVPREDQHLFISWTQKTTKLLGGAKLTLEEAQSSLRAFEEMNTYLAQALAERQQRPRDDMMSFLVAGYSPERFPMEALAGMCSEIIGGANAPTGDTLGNALLACLSHPEELEKTRREPGLWKAAVPELLRYDGPILFWSRLAMEDGVLGGKRIRAGQMVYASLAGANRDPDVFPEPDRLDFSRPNAHKHVSFSFGPHHCIGAGLARMEMAIVFETLFRRLPRLRLSGPVRWREGSLTTRGPVSIPLVF; this comes from the coding sequence ATGAGCTACGCCGTTGCCAGTAACGCGTTCTACCCCCGCTATGATCTGCTGGACCCCGCCTTCGCCCAGAGCCCGTATCCGCTGCTGCGGCGGATGCGGTCCGAAGAGCCCGTCTTCTGGTTCGAGCCGCTCAACACGTGGGTGGTGACCCGCTACGAGGAGGTGTCCTCCATCCTGAGGGATCCGGTGCGCTTCAGCTCGCGCCGGGCCGACCGGATGCTCCAGGCGCAGCTGCCCCTGGACACCCCCGCCAGCATCCGGGAGCCCATCGCGCACGTGATGTCCCTGGCCGCCATGTTCTCGGATCCGCCGGTGCACACCCAGCTGCGCTCCGAGGCCAACAAGGGCTTCTCCCCCCGGGCCATGGCCCCCATGGCCCAGCGCATCCAGAAGGTCACCGACGAGCTGATCGACCAGGTGGAGGCCCAGGGCACGATGGACGGCTTCCTGGACTTCTTCGAGCCGTTCGCCCTCACGGTCATCGGCGACCTGATGGGGGTGCCCCGGGAGGACCAGCACCTGTTCATCTCGTGGACGCAGAAGACCACGAAGCTCCTGGGCGGCGCCAAGCTGACCCTGGAGGAGGCGCAGAGCTCCCTCCGGGCCTTCGAGGAGATGAACACGTACTTGGCCCAGGCCCTGGCCGAGCGGCAGCAGCGCCCCCGCGACGACATGATGAGCTTCCTGGTGGCCGGCTACAGCCCCGAGCGCTTCCCGATGGAGGCCCTGGCGGGCATGTGCTCGGAGATCATCGGCGGCGCCAACGCCCCCACCGGCGACACGCTCGGCAATGCCCTGCTCGCGTGCCTGTCCCACCCGGAGGAGCTGGAGAAGACGCGCCGCGAGCCCGGCCTCTGGAAGGCCGCGGTGCCCGAGCTGCTGCGCTACGACGGACCGATCCTCTTCTGGAGCCGGCTGGCCATGGAGGATGGGGTGCTCGGCGGCAAGCGCATCCGCGCAGGGCAGATGGTGTACGCCTCGCTGGCGGGCGCCAACCGGGACCCCGACGTCTTCCCCGAGCCCGACCGGCTGGACTTCTCGCGCCCCAACGCCCACAAGCACGTGAGCTTCTCGTTCGGCCCCCACCACTGCATCGGGGCGGGGCTGGCGCGGATGGAGATGGCCATCGTCTTCGAGACGCTCTTCCGCCGGTTGCCCCGGCTGCGGCTCTCCGGGCCCGTGCGCTGGCGCGAGGGGAGCCTCACCACGCGCGGTCCGGTGAGCATCCCCCTGGTGTTCTGA
- a CDS encoding class I SAM-dependent methyltransferase yields MSRPSHTQGEWETYWKETARLATHPETDSSSIWEVEAAQAAAKDLERFQPFLKPELPLVDLGCGSGIQTRFLAGHFPRVIGVDVSPSAVALAARNNPHPSLQYRVLDVFDTQAVQAFRAEHGDLHIYMRTLLHLVQPALRAAFAEALGTLLGRRGVLYLFELGATAGEYFQAWIHRNGMPVSLQRVLQTGIQPGTVTREHVLAMFPPERFTVLADGEMTSAPMPVRVVRPGSPPTLASEAWAPPGYFLVLRPREPLPPQEPAP; encoded by the coding sequence ATGAGTAGGCCTTCACACACACAAGGTGAGTGGGAAACCTACTGGAAGGAGACCGCACGCCTTGCCACCCACCCGGAGACGGACAGCAGCTCCATCTGGGAAGTCGAGGCCGCCCAGGCCGCCGCGAAGGATCTGGAGCGGTTCCAGCCCTTCCTGAAGCCGGAGCTGCCGCTGGTGGACCTGGGGTGTGGCAGCGGCATCCAGACGCGCTTCCTGGCCGGGCACTTCCCGCGCGTCATCGGCGTGGACGTCTCCCCGTCCGCAGTGGCGCTGGCCGCCCGGAACAACCCCCACCCGTCGCTCCAGTACCGCGTGCTGGATGTGTTCGACACCCAGGCCGTGCAGGCCTTCCGGGCGGAGCACGGGGACCTCCACATTTATATGCGCACGCTGCTGCACCTGGTGCAGCCCGCCCTGAGGGCCGCCTTCGCCGAGGCCCTGGGCACGCTGCTCGGCCGGCGCGGCGTCCTCTACCTCTTCGAGCTGGGCGCGACGGCGGGCGAGTACTTCCAGGCGTGGATCCACCGCAACGGCATGCCCGTGAGCCTGCAGCGGGTCCTCCAGACGGGCATCCAGCCGGGCACCGTCACCCGGGAGCACGTCCTGGCCATGTTCCCCCCCGAGCGGTTCACGGTGCTGGCCGATGGAGAGATGACGAGCGCCCCCATGCCGGTGCGGGTGGTTCGCCCCGGCTCCCCCCCCACCCTGGCCTCCGAGGCCTGGGCCCCCCCTGGGTACTTCCTGGTTCTCCGCCCCCGGGAACCCCTGCCCCCACAGGAGCCAGCGCCATGA
- a CDS encoding TerB family tellurite resistance protein — translation MTTTSEDTFHLELLKLLLHVAWSDDELSPAEGRAILGAARQWSVPASELQRLERCLDKGEPLPAPNLGLLRQRPGDVLSTVRTLIECDTQIQRSEQEMLAQIRELLGLPPS, via the coding sequence ATGACGACCACCAGCGAAGACACGTTCCACCTCGAATTGCTCAAGCTGCTGCTGCACGTGGCCTGGAGTGATGACGAGCTCAGCCCGGCCGAGGGCCGCGCCATCCTGGGCGCCGCCCGGCAGTGGAGTGTCCCCGCCTCGGAGCTCCAGCGGCTGGAGCGCTGTCTGGACAAGGGCGAACCGCTGCCCGCGCCGAACCTGGGCCTGCTCCGGCAGCGTCCTGGCGATGTGCTCTCGACGGTCCGCACCCTCATCGAGTGCGACACCCAGATCCAGCGCTCCGAGCAGGAGATGCTCGCACAGATTCGCGAGCTGCTGGGCCTTCCCCCCAGCTGA
- a CDS encoding heme/hemin ABC transporter substrate-binding protein has product MGSVAHAGPVKGIDGRTVDVPAPKRVVVLNSSLVEIVFGLGKGELVAGTDITGAYPAAVTKLPKVGHPYQPSVEGIISLAPDLVVGAEENLTAAVAEQLRGAKLPVLIVENTSKNGIDGLLRRIELLAQLLNAGEAGQRMKQDITRQVAELNQKIAAEKKKPRVLFLYAHSPGEAFVYGKDTGTHALIELAGGQNAADFTTGTKALTAEGMVQASPDAIIMLHRGLEAVSGVEGAVNLPGVALTPAGKNKRILAVDNNVRWIGPRFPEFAAKLFSEIHAPVPQR; this is encoded by the coding sequence ATGGGTTCCGTGGCTCATGCGGGGCCTGTCAAAGGCATTGACGGCCGGACGGTGGACGTCCCCGCGCCCAAGCGGGTGGTGGTCCTCAACTCGTCCCTGGTGGAGATCGTCTTCGGGCTCGGCAAGGGGGAGCTCGTCGCCGGCACGGACATCACCGGTGCCTACCCGGCCGCGGTGACGAAGCTCCCGAAGGTGGGGCACCCGTACCAGCCCAGCGTGGAGGGCATCATCAGCCTGGCGCCGGACCTGGTGGTTGGCGCGGAGGAGAACCTGACGGCCGCGGTGGCCGAGCAGCTCCGGGGCGCCAAGCTCCCGGTCCTCATCGTCGAGAACACGTCCAAGAACGGCATCGACGGTCTGCTCCGGCGGATCGAACTGCTCGCGCAGCTCCTCAACGCAGGGGAGGCCGGGCAGCGGATGAAGCAAGACATCACGCGCCAGGTGGCTGAGCTGAACCAGAAGATCGCGGCGGAGAAGAAGAAGCCGCGGGTGCTCTTTCTCTATGCGCACAGCCCCGGAGAGGCCTTTGTCTACGGCAAGGACACCGGAACGCACGCGCTGATCGAGCTTGCGGGCGGGCAGAATGCCGCGGACTTCACGACGGGCACCAAGGCGCTGACGGCCGAGGGCATGGTGCAGGCCTCCCCGGACGCGATCATCATGCTGCACCGGGGGCTGGAGGCCGTCTCGGGCGTCGAGGGTGCGGTCAACCTGCCGGGAGTGGCCCTGACGCCCGCGGGCAAGAACAAGAGGATCCTGGCCGTGGACAACAACGTCCGCTGGATCGGCCCGCGCTTTCCCGAGTTCGCGGCGAAGCTCTTCTCGGAAATCCACGCCCCCGTCCCCCAGCGCTAA
- a CDS encoding FecCD family ABC transporter permease, which produces MTSSTHPSLSRGRRAKGLFVLVPLLLVCVVGSLGIGAVKIGPLQVISILMEQAGLSRLTEFTDQQAAVLYAIRLPRVLLGVLVGAALAVAGAAMQGLFRNPLADPGLLGISSGASLGVAAVTVLKVYVFGFYTQSIAAFVGSLLAILAISSLAQENRRTNVTMMLLCGIAINALCIAGTGLFTYLSTDDQLRTITFWQLGSLAGATWTAVTAAAPLILICTAGMLFLASPLNALLLGESNADHLGVNVERVKWTLVALVALGVGAAVAVSGMIGFVGLVVPHLIRLWLGPNHRVLLPLAALLGAVLMVLADLVARTIVVPSELPIGIVTSLTGSPFFLYLLMRQRRTQVL; this is translated from the coding sequence ATGACGTCCAGCACGCATCCTTCGCTCTCACGTGGCAGGAGGGCCAAGGGGCTTTTCGTCCTCGTCCCGCTCTTGCTGGTCTGTGTCGTCGGCTCCCTGGGAATCGGCGCCGTGAAGATCGGGCCGCTGCAGGTGATCTCCATCCTGATGGAGCAGGCGGGGCTGTCGCGGCTGACGGAATTCACGGACCAGCAGGCGGCCGTTCTGTATGCCATCCGGCTGCCGCGCGTGCTGCTGGGCGTCCTGGTGGGGGCGGCCCTGGCGGTGGCGGGCGCGGCCATGCAGGGGCTCTTCCGCAACCCGCTGGCGGACCCTGGGCTGCTCGGCATTTCGAGCGGGGCCTCGCTGGGCGTTGCCGCGGTGACGGTCCTCAAGGTGTATGTCTTTGGGTTTTATACCCAATCCATCGCGGCCTTCGTGGGGAGCCTGCTGGCCATCCTGGCCATCTCCTCGCTTGCGCAAGAGAACCGGCGGACCAACGTCACGATGATGTTGCTCTGTGGAATTGCCATCAATGCCTTGTGCATCGCGGGAACGGGGCTCTTCACCTACCTGTCGACGGATGACCAGCTCCGGACCATCACCTTCTGGCAGCTGGGCTCGCTCGCGGGCGCGACCTGGACGGCCGTCACGGCCGCGGCGCCGCTGATCCTCATCTGCACGGCCGGGATGTTGTTTCTGGCGAGCCCCCTGAATGCCCTGCTGCTCGGGGAATCGAACGCGGACCACCTCGGGGTCAACGTCGAGCGCGTCAAATGGACGCTGGTGGCGCTGGTGGCCCTGGGCGTGGGGGCGGCGGTGGCGGTGTCTGGAATGATTGGCTTTGTCGGGCTGGTGGTGCCGCACCTCATCCGCCTCTGGCTGGGACCCAACCACCGCGTCCTGTTGCCCCTCGCGGCGCTGCTGGGCGCGGTGCTGATGGTGCTGGCGGACCTGGTGGCCCGCACCATCGTCGTCCCCTCGGAGCTGCCCATCGGCATCGTGACGTCCCTGACGGGCTCGCCCTTCTTCCTGTACTTGCTCATGCGGCAGCGAAGGACCCAGGTTCTATGA
- a CDS encoding heme ABC transporter ATP-binding protein produces the protein MSAAVEVRDLHCRIGEKSLLSGIDLRLEPGELLVVLGRNGAGKSTLLKHLTGELKVQQGEVRIFGAHLGESPRQELARRRAVLPQSTQLQFAYEALEVVMLGRIPHQQRGYESPEDVDIARHYLGRVGLEGYEGRNYLTLSGGEQQRVHFARVLAQIHGTVGSRLILLDEPTSSLDVAHQHKTLQIVKELTQEGVAAFLILHDLNLVAQYADKVLVLADQQDIALGPPREVLTSETLSRAFHYPMSAIAHPWLDCPLIVSGTPPHGSSP, from the coding sequence ATGAGCGCGGCGGTGGAAGTCAGAGATTTGCATTGCCGGATTGGCGAGAAGAGTCTCTTGTCTGGCATTGACTTGCGCCTGGAGCCCGGTGAATTGCTGGTGGTCCTCGGGCGCAACGGCGCGGGAAAGAGCACACTGCTCAAGCACCTGACTGGAGAGCTCAAGGTCCAGCAGGGCGAGGTCCGCATCTTCGGCGCCCACCTGGGCGAGAGCCCCCGGCAGGAGCTGGCCCGGCGGAGGGCCGTGCTTCCCCAGTCGACGCAGCTCCAGTTCGCGTATGAGGCGCTGGAAGTCGTGATGCTGGGGCGAATCCCTCATCAGCAGCGGGGCTATGAATCCCCGGAAGATGTCGACATCGCGCGCCACTACCTGGGGCGGGTGGGCCTCGAGGGCTACGAGGGCCGCAACTACCTGACGCTGTCGGGCGGAGAGCAGCAGCGGGTCCACTTCGCGCGGGTCCTCGCGCAGATTCATGGAACGGTCGGCAGCCGGTTGATCCTGCTGGATGAGCCCACCAGCAGCCTGGACGTGGCCCACCAGCACAAGACACTTCAGATCGTGAAGGAACTCACCCAGGAAGGCGTGGCGGCCTTTCTCATCCTCCACGACCTGAACCTCGTCGCGCAGTACGCGGACAAGGTGCTCGTGCTCGCGGATCAGCAGGACATTGCCCTGGGCCCCCCCCGGGAGGTGCTCACCTCGGAGACGCTCAGCCGGGCCTTCCACTACCCCATGTCGGCCATTGCACATCCCTGGCTCGACTGCCCGTTGATCGTCTCGGGAACCCCCCCTCACGGCTCCAGTCCGTAA